One window of the Octopus sinensis linkage group LG3, ASM634580v1, whole genome shotgun sequence genome contains the following:
- the LOC115209519 gene encoding zinc finger MYM-type protein 6-like has translation MSKPNKKKTRQYAVEFLKFGFIPDEHDERKPFCLLCNQTMSNESMKAGRLEAHLKVRHPNNSNLDLEYFKSLKEKFKNRTKLTSLFHAKQAPHTRALEASYEISLLIAKHGKNHTIGEQLIKPAISIFLKTVLQKDDGDIRTMPLSNNTVSNRIDEMGQDVESQLIEKLKLHKFSLQMDESTIRDSEALLLTYVRYIDHEEFQEEMLFCESFETTTTANDIYIKIKHYLDANKIPKENLLACAADGAPAMMGKNTGCLKTMKDENPNMLTVHCVIHRENLVAKKLSPVLNKILQSVIKSKMAIKWKLLKEVHGII, from the exons ATGAGCAAACCAAACAAGAAGAAGACTCGTCAATACGCGGTGGAGTTTTTGAAGTTTGGATTCATTCCTGATGAGCATGATGAGCGTAAACCGTTTTGCTTATTATGTAATCAGACGATGAGCAATGAGTCAATGAAGGCAGGTAGGCTGGAAGCGCACTTAAAGGTAAGACATCCTAATAATTCTAATTTAGATTTGGAATACTTcaaatcattgaaagaaaaatttaaaaaccgaACAAAACTCACTTCACTATTTCATGCAAAACAAGCGCCTCATACTCGTGCCCTTGAAGCCAGCTACGAAATCTCCTTGCTTATAGCAAAACATGGAAAGAATCACACTATTGGAGAGCAACTGATTAAACCTGCTATCTCAATATTCTTAAAAACTGTATTACAAAAAGATGATGGAGATATCAGGACTATGCCACTCAGTAATAACACTGTCTCGAACAGAATAGATGAAATGGGGCAAGATGTTGAAAGCCAGCTCATTGAGAAATTAAAATTGCATAAGTTTTCATTACAAATGGACGAATCCACAATCCGGGACAGTGAGGCTCTGTTATTGACTTATGTGAGGTATATTGACCATGAGGAGTTTCAGGAAGAGATGCTGTTCTGCGAATCGTTTGAAACCACCACAACTGCAAatgatatttacatcaaaatcaaacattATTTGGATGCAAACAAAATACCAAAGGAAAACTTACTGGCATGTGCGGCAGACGGTGCACCTGCCATGATGGGCAAGAATACGGGATGCTTAAAAACGATGAAGGATGAAAATCCAAACATGTTGACTGTCCATTGTGTAATACACCGAGAAAACTTGGTTGCCAAGAAATTGTCCCCTGTTCTTAACAAGATTCTTCAAAGTGTGATCAA AAGTAAGATGGCTATCAAGTGGAAACTGCTTAAAGAGGTTCATGGAATTATTTGA